atatgctctaactgagagtttcTTTTGTACGAACCAAAGTtgttcttatttcttgttttcttgacgattcagggttttttggatcgttgcctagcaaaaaggggtattcttgttagagagagatCTCCACGTtataaggagagaggttgtaactttgcctagTAAAGAAAGttagaaaggaaaatcctcacagcggttgcttgaGATAAGGACGTAGGTTGCtggctgaaccttataaaaaatatGGTTCCCaactcttctccctactctctttaatttactgcAAGTATATAACCTACGTGTATGATCATTAAATACTTACTGAATTTTGGAAGTTGCTGAAATTACTAATTTTGTTTCATATCAGAAATCAAAGAACATATTGGTGATCATTGATTGGGTTAACAAGTTCGAAGTTAATATTCTGATTTTTATTTCACTACAGAAGTTAATCTTGCTCAGCTAATTAAAGGAAAGTTTCAGGCTTTATTAAATCAAATCTCTGAAATTATATCTCAAGGAATAAAAtctgattttgaatataaaaggTTCTGAGATTTTCTAATCTATCTTATATTGGTACTCAGAATTTACAAGCTGATCTTGAACATCATAAAGGAATTGAACTTGGATTGATTGTTGGCTATACTTGATTGTTAatcaatattattttatttgagtgATTGTTGAAGGTTGATTGATTGTTGAAAATAAATTTGATGGTGtagcaaataaattttaaaatcccaattcattccctcttgggagtacatctAGATTCTCATAAATGCTTTGATCATAAACTGAATGCAACATTATAACTgcattttttattcaaattcaagataTAAACTGGAAGTTTGCATTGGGAAGGAGTTGAACGGGAAAGTCCAACACAAAAAAAGGCTTAATCAAGTTTCAATAAGTCATGAGAGCCCTTTCTAATGCGTGGTCTAAAGATCATGTTTACTGTCCTAATGACAGGATTTCAATTATATTAGGCACTGATTTGGGGGAGGAATTATGACTAACACGATAGGCCGGGGACATCTCAAGGCCCACATCCAGTGTGTCCCATACAAATTTCTCTTAGGTAAGAAATCAATGCAACCAGGATTTCACCAATTTAATACAAGAAAATGATGTGATGGAGtagcctttttttttctttttttcttaatataatttTTGGTGGATGTGATGGAAGAGCTGAGGGGCTCCACCAGCCTCAGTGATCCACACACCCTCCGTGTAGATGGTCTATTGCTTCAACTGCAAGTGGGtcaattttcacttttttttttttttttttttctttttttctttttggcatTTGGTGTGGAGAGGAATGCCAAGATAGATGAACTATTGATCAAACTGGAGGTGGAATGACtatgggtatatatatattctctccctatctgtgtgtgtgtgtgtgaaattcaaattttgaatgttgTAAAATGAACAAGAGTACTGGTTAACTGGGGAAAAGATTTGAGCTATTAAATGAAATTCTTTTATTCTAATGAGAAATTTCCTTCAACAGTTCAAGGAAAATTTGCAGGATTAACTTCCGAAAAGTATGTTGTCTGAAGTACCAAAGCAGCTTCAGAGTTCAGATTTCAAGGACTAGATTGCTTCCAGGTGAAGAATTCTAGTGCAAAATCTCTCAAAGTCTTTTGTGCCAAAAAGAATTTTACACAAAAATTGCTACTGAAAAAGTAGCTCAAAAGACTTTAAATCAGGTGAAAAAAAAATCCAAGGAAAGAACCATTCAGAGCTTAAGGGACAAGTCCAACTTTTGCAGCTCTTCTTGGTTAGTCTTCAAATGGGGGGCAGTGGCACTCTCCCACCAGTTTGCAACCCCAATGCCCTCACTACCACCCTGAGAGAACTTCCTCATACCTTCAAACCTGGCTGCTCCACCGTTCGATGACGATCCAACGGCTGTCCCGGCATGATAATTCTCTGCTGCAAGCCTCCCAACTGCAGGTTGTTGATCTATTGGCAATCTTGACCAGCTCTTTTGCCCATATAGTTGTGAAGAACCCATTGGGGATGGCAAGAAAGATGGCTTGTGGATCATGGAGTGTGCTTGAATGCCAAGAGACCTGTTGAAAGATCCATGAAGAGGCAGAGAAGCCATGCTGGAGTATCGATATAGCGGCGAGTTTGGGGAGTTTACGAAGACTGCCGGGGCTGCTCCGAGGCGCTGCCCTCGTTTTGCAAGTGTTCGCTCGCGCTTATGTGCATTTTGGTGGCCTCCAAGTGCCTGTGAGCTGTAGAATTTTCTTTGGCAGTAGTTGCAGGAAAACACTCTTGGTTCTGTCGCATTGCCCTGAGGAGTTTCTGGCGAGTTTCGGGAAGGGATCATCTCAAAACAGTCGATGAGATTGAGTTCCAGCTTCGACCCATTATCGGAATCCTTGCTGCAGAGGCTTAGATCCAATATGAGATGAGGATTCGCAGTTTTTGGCTGCTGTTGATCATCTTGTTCTTGCAGTACTACTGGCTTTTCATCCTTCTGGCTATCCATTGAGGCAGGAAGGCATGGTTGGGGTTCTGAAATTGAAACTGAGATGATGCTTGAAGTTTCAGAAACACACAGTTCTGATCTTGGTGGTTCCATTCAGAGAAGAAATGCTGATTATGAAtctatgatgatgatgatgatggtggtggTGCCGATGATGAGAGGCTCCTCCTTGTGGTTGATGAGAAATTGGGTTAAATAGCATGAAGGATAAGAAAGTTCATTGATTGGAAATAAATGCCCTGTGCTGTGCACAGAACGGTCAAGGATACACTGTTTAACAGTTACAAGGTCCAATTATAGTAAGACTTTCGAAAgtatagggagagagagagagagagagagagagagagagagagacttcacGAAGAACAAATGTGGGCGTGCTAAGGACTTTGCTTTGAAAAGGAGTGGGAGGGTTTGAAAATTGTAAACTTGCATGGAGGATAAGCAAGCAGATTCTTCACATAAAAGCCTCTGTCAACATCTAGCTTAAGGGATTAATTATAACATATTTATCACAGGGGACAAATTTAGGGACTGTTTGGGTGTCCAAACTGTCCCTATGTTTGTAGGTGTGGAATTTACATACAGTTTAGGAGCCTTATTGGTACTTACCCCATGTTAGGTGTTTGGACTTCTGGTGTCATGCAGAAGACCCAAATTCAAAATTACAAATGCAAAAATATTTAAAGGCCTTGACTCAACAAAAGGTCTATCTATCGttaattaatttgaattttttttttgcagaacttcaagatttga
This window of the Malania oleifera isolate guangnan ecotype guangnan chromosome 6, ASM2987363v1, whole genome shotgun sequence genome carries:
- the LOC131157688 gene encoding zinc finger protein 1, which gives rise to MEPPRSELCVSETSSIISVSISEPQPCLPASMDSQKDEKPVVLQEQDDQQQPKTANPHLILDLSLCSKDSDNGSKLELNLIDCFEMIPSRNSPETPQGNATEPRVFSCNYCQRKFYSSQALGGHQNAHKRERTLAKRGQRLGAAPAVFVNSPNSPLYRYSSMASLPLHGSFNRSLGIQAHSMIHKPSFLPSPMGSSQLYGQKSWSRLPIDQQPAVGRLAAENYHAGTAVGSSSNGGAARFEGMRKFSQGGSEGIGVANWWESATAPHLKTNQEELQKLDLSLKL